Proteins encoded in a region of the Roseateles sp. SL47 genome:
- a CDS encoding ABC transporter ATP-binding protein, which translates to MVQNILEVDHVNKSVQDASGVLTILHDITFQLQARESVAIVGASGSGKSTLLSILAGLDTPTTGAVRLKGQDMFSLDEDGRAALRGEHLGFVFQSFQLLGHLTALENVMLPLELRGERDARGQARQMLERVGLGQRLAHYPRVLSGGEQQRVALARAFVQQPDLLLADEPTGSLDFATGEQVMKLMFDLNRELGTTLVMVTHDQNLARQCDRQLKIAAGHLLEMALPPTA; encoded by the coding sequence ATGGTTCAGAACATCCTCGAGGTCGATCACGTCAACAAGTCGGTGCAGGACGCCAGCGGCGTGCTGACCATTCTGCATGACATCACCTTCCAACTGCAGGCACGGGAATCCGTCGCCATCGTGGGCGCGTCGGGCTCTGGCAAGAGCACGCTGCTGTCCATCCTGGCGGGCCTGGATACGCCCACCACCGGCGCGGTGCGCCTGAAGGGTCAGGACATGTTTTCGCTGGACGAAGACGGCCGGGCGGCCCTGCGTGGGGAGCACCTGGGGTTTGTGTTCCAGAGCTTCCAACTGCTGGGGCACCTGACGGCGCTGGAAAACGTGATGCTGCCGCTGGAACTGCGGGGCGAACGGGATGCCCGGGGGCAGGCGCGCCAGATGCTTGAGCGGGTCGGGCTGGGGCAGCGGCTGGCGCACTATCCGCGGGTGCTGTCCGGCGGGGAACAGCAACGGGTGGCGCTGGCACGGGCGTTTGTGCAGCAGCCGGATCTGCTGCTGGCGGACGAGCCCACCGGGAGCCTGGACTTTGCAACCGGGGAACAGGTGATGAAGCTGATGTTCGACCTGAATCGGGAACTGGGCACCACGCTGGTGATGGTGACCCATGATCAGAACCTCGCGAGGCAGTGCGACCGACAGCTCAAGATCGCCGCCGGTCACCTCCTGGAGATGGCTCTCCCCCCTACCGCCTGA
- a CDS encoding arylesterase: protein MNQPQLRRREWMLHCSASLLTVSLAVPLALPAAAQGKTSTLQAGAPRRILVLGDSLSAEYGLARGSGWVALMTQRLQGQQLPADVVNASISGDTTSGGASRLPALLQQHKPTHLVIELGGNDALRGLPLNMTRENLRAMVKAGKAAGAKVLLVGMQIPPNMGASYTRDFEASFKTVAQEEKVPLVPFLLAGVADRPDAVEWFQSDRIHPLAKAHPLMLDNVWKLLRPML, encoded by the coding sequence ATGAATCAACCGCAGTTGCGCCGCCGTGAGTGGATGCTGCACTGTAGCGCCAGTCTCCTCACCGTGAGCCTGGCAGTGCCTCTGGCCCTACCTGCCGCCGCACAAGGAAAGACCTCCACCCTCCAGGCAGGCGCCCCGCGCCGCATCCTGGTGCTGGGCGACAGCCTCTCCGCCGAATACGGCCTGGCTCGGGGCAGCGGCTGGGTGGCTCTCATGACCCAGCGTCTGCAAGGCCAGCAACTGCCAGCCGACGTGGTCAATGCCAGCATCAGCGGGGACACCACCTCCGGCGGCGCCTCACGCCTGCCTGCCCTGCTGCAGCAGCACAAGCCCACCCATCTGGTGATCGAACTGGGCGGCAACGATGCCCTGCGCGGCCTGCCGCTGAACATGACGCGTGAGAACCTGCGTGCCATGGTCAAGGCTGGCAAGGCCGCCGGCGCCAAGGTGCTGCTGGTGGGCATGCAGATTCCCCCCAACATGGGCGCCAGCTACACGCGCGATTTCGAGGCCAGCTTCAAGACTGTGGCGCAGGAGGAAAAGGTGCCGCTGGTGCCCTTCCTGCTCGCGGGGGTTGCAGACCGCCCGGATGCAGTGGAATGGTTCCAGTCCGACCGCATTCATCCATTGGCCAAGGCCCACCCGCTGATGCTGGACAACGTCTGGAAGCTGCTGCGGCCGATGCTCTGA
- a CDS encoding alpha/beta fold hydrolase, translating to MTAVLIRAAWALSVTVAGMAAASTPAAEPAPTSGPSAPAASSRSSTPSGAPTGTGASNASGAADASSASTYGPQLEGFTYPHPLQRFRFTSQQQPLEMAYMDVPAQGRANGRVAVLLHGKNFCGATWESTIQALSHAGFRVIAPDQIGFCASSKPRGYQFSFQQLAANTHALLQSLKVTRATIVGHSIGGMLSLRYALQYPQSVEQLVAVNPIGLEDWQALGVPYATVDTLYQGELKTSFDSIKAYQQRYYYHGNWKPEYSRWVSMLAGLYAGPGRDTFAWNQAQTSEMMFTQPVVHELDRLQVKTTLIIGQKDRTAPGATRASAELQKALGDYPTLGRRAAQAIPGATLVELPERGHSPQVEAPEEFNTALLRVLQ from the coding sequence ATGACCGCAGTTCTCATCCGGGCCGCCTGGGCCCTCTCTGTCACCGTGGCCGGAATGGCCGCCGCGTCAACGCCTGCGGCTGAGCCGGCCCCCACTTCGGGGCCTTCGGCGCCTGCTGCCAGTTCACGCTCCAGTACACCCTCTGGTGCGCCGACGGGGACTGGTGCATCGAATGCATCGGGTGCGGCCGATGCTTCCAGTGCGAGCACTTATGGGCCGCAGCTGGAAGGCTTCACTTATCCCCATCCCCTCCAGCGCTTCCGCTTCACTTCTCAGCAACAGCCCCTGGAGATGGCCTACATGGATGTGCCGGCCCAGGGCCGGGCCAATGGCCGCGTGGCGGTGCTGCTGCATGGCAAGAATTTCTGCGGAGCCACCTGGGAATCGACCATCCAGGCGCTGAGCCATGCCGGCTTCCGCGTGATTGCGCCGGACCAGATCGGTTTTTGCGCCTCCAGCAAACCGCGCGGCTATCAGTTCAGCTTCCAGCAACTGGCCGCCAACACGCATGCACTGCTGCAATCACTGAAGGTCACTCGCGCCACGATTGTGGGCCATTCCATCGGCGGCATGCTGTCCCTCCGCTATGCATTGCAGTATCCGCAGAGCGTCGAGCAATTGGTGGCCGTGAACCCCATTGGTCTGGAGGACTGGCAGGCCCTGGGCGTGCCCTACGCCACGGTGGACACGCTCTACCAGGGTGAGCTCAAGACCAGCTTCGACTCCATCAAGGCCTATCAGCAGCGCTACTACTACCACGGCAACTGGAAGCCGGAATACAGCCGCTGGGTCTCGATGCTGGCGGGCCTGTACGCGGGTCCGGGCCGCGACACCTTTGCCTGGAACCAGGCCCAGACCTCCGAGATGATGTTCACCCAGCCGGTGGTGCACGAGCTGGATCGTCTGCAGGTCAAGACCACGCTGATCATTGGTCAGAAGGACCGCACCGCGCCTGGCGCCACACGCGCCAGCGCCGAGTTGCAGAAGGCATTGGGCGACTACCCCACGCTGGGCCGTCGCGCCGCGCAGGCCATTCCCGGCGCCACCTTGGTGGAGTTGCCGGAGCGCGGTCATTCACCGCAGGTGGAAGCGCCGGAGGAATTCAATACCGCCCTGCTGCGGGTGCTGCAATAG
- a CDS encoding efflux transporter outer membrane subunit produces the protein MIHACARLQPGRRSWSALLLSLTLAGCVNLAPDYQRPAAAVPREGTPAAQDAARLPWQTVFIDGRLKDTIALALANNRDLRVAALNVDKARAAFVQTDAQRWPTLAAGATASRSNGGQAVSAQLALTSFELDFFGRVRNLSASAEASVWALDGTRQSVQISLVAEVASAWLTWAADLQRQALAQQTLASQERTLALTERRHAVGAISGLALAQAQTAVESARADVAAYPATLEQDRHALELLLGAALPDALQPSAADAQAALSALVDLPGGVPSSVLLRRPDVRSAEQSLIATHADIGAARAARFPSISLTASAGSASTALSDLFKSGHSTWSVGPAVSVPVFDAGASRAAVRQAEIGRDIALATYDKTVQTAFKEVADALSVRATLGDRLSAQQTLLASTERQLRLAEVQYRAGSSTQLDVLDAQRSLYSAQQSLITLRLTEQLNRIELYKVLGGGWSEDNNIPSI, from the coding sequence ATGATCCATGCCTGCGCGCGCCTGCAGCCGGGTCGGCGCTCGTGGTCAGCCCTGCTGCTGAGCCTGACGCTGGCTGGTTGCGTGAATCTGGCGCCCGACTATCAACGCCCCGCCGCCGCTGTGCCACGCGAGGGCACCCCCGCCGCGCAGGATGCAGCCCGGCTGCCCTGGCAGACGGTCTTCATCGACGGACGGCTGAAGGACACCATCGCCCTCGCCCTGGCCAACAACCGGGACTTGCGCGTGGCAGCGCTCAATGTGGACAAGGCGCGTGCCGCCTTTGTGCAAACCGATGCGCAGCGCTGGCCCACCCTCGCCGCCGGTGCCACTGCCAGCCGCTCCAATGGGGGCCAGGCCGTGTCCGCCCAATTGGCGCTCACCAGTTTCGAGCTCGACTTTTTTGGGCGAGTGCGCAATCTCAGCGCGTCGGCCGAAGCCTCGGTCTGGGCGCTGGACGGCACTCGGCAGAGCGTGCAGATCAGCCTGGTGGCCGAAGTTGCCAGTGCCTGGCTGACCTGGGCGGCCGACCTGCAGCGACAGGCGCTGGCGCAACAAACCCTGGCCAGCCAGGAGCGCACCCTGGCCCTGACCGAACGCCGCCACGCCGTTGGCGCCATCTCGGGTCTGGCACTGGCGCAGGCGCAGACCGCCGTGGAAAGCGCGCGGGCCGATGTTGCGGCGTATCCGGCCACGCTGGAGCAGGACCGCCACGCACTGGAACTGCTGCTGGGCGCCGCCCTGCCCGACGCGCTGCAACCCAGCGCCGCCGATGCCCAGGCCGCGTTGAGCGCGCTGGTGGACCTGCCCGGCGGCGTGCCCTCCAGCGTGCTGCTTCGCCGTCCCGATGTCCGCTCGGCGGAGCAGTCCCTGATCGCCACCCATGCCGACATCGGTGCCGCCCGTGCGGCACGGTTCCCCAGCATCAGCCTGACCGCCTCTGCGGGCAGCGCCAGCACGGCGCTGTCCGACCTGTTCAAGTCGGGGCATTCCACCTGGTCGGTGGGCCCGGCGGTGTCCGTGCCGGTGTTCGATGCCGGTGCCAGCCGGGCTGCCGTGCGCCAGGCCGAGATCGGCCGCGACATTGCCTTGGCCACCTACGACAAAACGGTGCAGACCGCCTTCAAGGAGGTGGCGGACGCGCTGTCGGTGCGCGCCACGCTCGGCGACCGGCTGAGCGCGCAGCAGACCCTGCTGGCGTCCACCGAACGCCAGTTGCGGCTGGCCGAAGTGCAATACCGCGCCGGCAGCAGCACCCAGCTGGACGTGCTGGATGCCCAGCGCTCGCTGTATTCGGCTCAGCAGTCGCTGATCACGCTGCGCCTGACGGAACAGCTCAACCGCATCGAACTCTACAAAGTGCTCGGGGGCGGCTGGAGCGAAGACAACAACATCCCATCCATCTGA
- a CDS encoding efflux RND transporter periplasmic adaptor subunit: MKTWLRPGRLVLLLVVVVVLAFIIKRVWFTPPPPPQVTTAVVERGDLEESVLATGTINAYKLVSVGARATGEVKRLHVALGDKVKEGQLIAEIDALTQQNSLRDAEASLRSAEALLASRRATLNQAELTLKRQRALSEADAGARADLETAEATVGTARADVDSQQALVAQAKVNVDTAQVNLGYARVLAPMDGTVVAIVTEQGQTVNASQSAPTIIKLARLDTMTIKAKISEADVPRVKPGMPVYFALLGEPDRRIEAKLRAIEPGDTTLADTSTTSSTTSSSSSSTTSAIYYNGIFDVPNADGLLRINMTAQSTIVLNQAKGVLTMPAAALGKKDAQGRYQVRVQLPDGRMEPRTVRIGLNNRVRAEVLEGLREGDRVVTSEALAGATQNEGGRRGPPPM; encoded by the coding sequence ATGAAGACATGGTTGAGGCCGGGGCGGCTGGTGCTGCTGCTGGTCGTTGTGGTGGTGCTTGCTTTCATCATCAAGCGGGTGTGGTTCACCCCGCCGCCGCCGCCGCAGGTGACGACGGCCGTGGTGGAGCGCGGCGATCTGGAAGAATCCGTGCTGGCCACCGGCACCATCAATGCCTACAAGCTGGTCAGCGTCGGTGCGCGTGCCACCGGTGAAGTCAAACGCCTGCATGTGGCCCTGGGCGACAAGGTCAAGGAAGGCCAGCTGATTGCCGAGATCGACGCACTGACCCAGCAGAATTCCTTGCGGGATGCCGAGGCGTCGCTGCGCAGCGCCGAGGCCCTGCTCGCCTCCCGCCGTGCCACGCTGAACCAGGCGGAACTGACGCTGAAGCGGCAGCGTGCCCTGAGCGAGGCGGATGCCGGCGCCCGGGCCGATCTGGAAACGGCGGAAGCCACCGTCGGCACGGCCCGCGCGGATGTGGACTCCCAGCAGGCGCTGGTGGCCCAGGCCAAGGTGAATGTGGACACGGCCCAGGTGAACCTGGGTTATGCGCGGGTGCTGGCGCCGATGGATGGCACGGTGGTGGCCATCGTCACCGAACAGGGCCAGACGGTGAATGCCTCGCAGTCGGCGCCCACCATCATCAAGCTGGCCCGGCTGGACACCATGACCATCAAGGCCAAGATTTCAGAAGCCGACGTGCCCCGCGTCAAGCCGGGCATGCCGGTGTATTTCGCCTTGCTGGGCGAGCCGGACCGCCGCATTGAGGCCAAGCTGCGCGCCATCGAGCCGGGTGACACCACGCTGGCGGACACCAGCACCACGTCGTCCACCACCTCCAGCAGCAGCTCCAGCACCACCAGCGCCATCTACTACAACGGCATCTTCGATGTGCCCAACGCCGATGGCCTGTTGCGCATCAACATGACGGCGCAAAGCACCATCGTGCTGAACCAGGCCAAGGGCGTGCTGACGATGCCCGCCGCTGCGCTGGGCAAGAAGGATGCGCAGGGTCGCTACCAGGTGCGCGTGCAGTTGCCGGACGGACGCATGGAACCCCGCACCGTGCGCATCGGCCTGAACAACCGCGTGCGCGCCGAAGTGCTGGAAGGGCTGCGGGAAGGCGATCGGGTGGTGACCAGCGAAGCGCTGGCTGGCGCCACGCAGAACGAGGGCGGCCGACGCGGCCCGCCGCCGATGTAA
- a CDS encoding MacB family efflux pump subunit: MTALLELRGLVREFPAGDGVVAVLRDVDLSIEAGEMVAIIGPSGSGKSTLMNILGCLDRPTRGSYRVAGQETGAMGPDELARLRREHFGFIFQRYQLLGDLNALGNVEIPAIYSGTQPDHRHARARELLTRLGLAERLEHRPGQLSGGQQQRVSIARALMNGGDVILADEPTGALDQASGREVMKILEELHADGHTIILVTHDPQVAAHAQRVIEISDGVIVADRRRPDAPPPVTKAVADTPPPSPSWRAVISRVAEAARMALRAMVAHQLRTLLTMLGIIIGIASVVSVVGLGQGTREKVLADISAMGTNTIDIMPGSGFGDRRADAVRTLRAGDAEALGQLDYVDSVTPSVAVSAGLRYRNIDVSATITGVGEQYFRVRGYTFAQGASFSLEEVRAREQVAVIDDNARKTLFPNGEMALGEVILLGTVPVRIVGVTEKKSSAFGNDDAINIWLPYTTAMGRMTGQDYLRSITVRVSDAVPNAAAEQGIKTLLTQRHGSTDFFMMNTDSIRKTVEQTTATITLLISSIALISLLVGGIGVMNIMLVSVTERTGEIGVRMAVGARQSDILRQFLIEAVLVCLIGGALGVGLAVGLSLLFDHFAGGADFRMIISTTAISGAFGVSSLIGVIFGFLPARNAARLDPVEALARP, translated from the coding sequence ATGACGGCGCTGCTTGAACTGCGCGGCCTCGTCCGCGAATTTCCGGCCGGCGACGGCGTGGTGGCGGTGCTGCGGGATGTGGACCTGAGCATCGAAGCGGGCGAGATGGTGGCCATCATCGGCCCGTCCGGCTCCGGCAAGTCGACGCTGATGAACATCCTGGGCTGCCTGGACCGCCCCACGCGCGGCAGCTACCGGGTGGCCGGCCAGGAAACCGGCGCCATGGGCCCGGACGAACTGGCCCGGCTGCGGCGCGAGCATTTCGGGTTCATCTTCCAGCGCTATCAATTGCTGGGCGATCTGAATGCCCTGGGCAATGTCGAGATCCCGGCCATCTATTCCGGCACGCAGCCGGACCATCGCCACGCGCGCGCCCGGGAGTTGCTGACGCGGCTCGGTCTGGCCGAGCGCCTGGAACATCGGCCCGGCCAGCTCTCCGGCGGGCAGCAGCAGCGGGTGTCGATTGCACGGGCGCTGATGAATGGCGGTGACGTCATCCTCGCGGACGAACCCACCGGCGCGCTGGATCAGGCCAGCGGCCGCGAGGTGATGAAGATCCTGGAGGAACTGCACGCCGACGGACACACCATCATTTTGGTGACGCATGACCCGCAGGTGGCGGCGCATGCTCAGCGGGTGATCGAGATCAGCGACGGTGTGATCGTGGCCGACCGGCGTCGGCCGGATGCGCCCCCGCCCGTCACCAAGGCGGTGGCCGACACGCCCCCGCCCAGCCCGTCCTGGCGAGCGGTCATCAGCCGGGTGGCGGAAGCGGCCCGCATGGCGCTGAGGGCCATGGTGGCCCACCAACTGCGCACGCTGCTGACCATGCTGGGCATCATCATCGGCATCGCCTCGGTGGTGTCGGTGGTGGGTCTGGGCCAGGGCACCCGGGAGAAAGTGCTGGCGGACATCAGCGCCATGGGCACCAACACCATCGACATCATGCCGGGCAGCGGGTTTGGCGACCGACGCGCCGATGCGGTCCGCACCCTGCGGGCCGGGGATGCCGAGGCCCTGGGGCAACTCGACTATGTGGACAGCGTAACGCCATCGGTGGCGGTGAGTGCGGGCCTGCGCTACCGCAACATCGACGTCAGCGCCACGATCACTGGCGTGGGGGAGCAGTACTTCCGCGTGCGCGGCTACACCTTTGCGCAGGGGGCCTCCTTCAGCCTGGAGGAGGTTCGCGCCCGCGAGCAGGTGGCGGTGATTGATGACAACGCCCGCAAGACGCTGTTCCCGAATGGGGAGATGGCGCTGGGCGAGGTGATTCTGCTGGGCACGGTGCCGGTTCGCATCGTCGGGGTGACGGAGAAGAAGTCCAGCGCCTTCGGCAATGACGACGCCATCAACATCTGGCTGCCCTACACCACCGCCATGGGCCGGATGACCGGCCAGGACTACCTGCGCAGCATCACCGTGCGAGTGAGTGATGCGGTGCCGAATGCGGCGGCGGAGCAAGGCATCAAGACGCTGCTGACGCAGCGGCATGGCAGCACCGACTTCTTCATGATGAACACCGACAGCATCCGCAAGACGGTGGAGCAGACCACGGCCACGATCACGCTGCTGATCTCGTCGATTGCGCTGATCTCGCTGCTGGTGGGCGGCATCGGGGTGATGAACATCATGCTGGTGTCGGTCACCGAGCGGACCGGCGAGATCGGCGTGCGCATGGCGGTGGGGGCCCGGCAGAGTGACATCCTGCGGCAGTTCCTGATCGAGGCGGTGCTGGTGTGCCTGATTGGGGGCGCATTGGGCGTGGGCCTGGCGGTGGGCCTGAGCCTGCTGTTTGACCACTTCGCCGGCGGCGCGGACTTCCGGATGATCATCTCGACCACGGCAATTTCCGGTGCGTTTGGCGTGTCCAGCCTGATCGGCGTGATCTTTGGCTTCCTGCCGGCGCGGAACGCAGCGCGGCTGGATCCGGTGGAGGCGTTGGCGAGGCCGTGA
- a CDS encoding DUF6600 domain-containing protein — MTFLSFLSRPTLALEGPPLAPWCAWRRLGPALALMMAAVLMMSAGATAMAEPAGQGIQGVQGMQGDLPTRAGRVAEVSTGAWIYDPEGREWLQLQRNQSVGEGDRIRTDDRAGATLTVGSSTLWLDERSEIEFNALSEQRVSVQIVRGGAGVRLRSPQAADEWTVQTLEGRFSFEREGLYRMSQLDRGSQAQAWQGKLRFDSRAFDVPPVFVVTNEQAEFWWDNGPRTERQPLQRDAFAQMLLTDERAAISLPVPANVVSPEMTGVEDLGRYGAWQQSPEYGTVWVPTTVVVEDWAPYRYGRWVWSARWGWTWVDDMPWGFAPFHYGRWAYWRDRWCWVPGPYEPRPAYAPAVVGWVGGASLNISVWSGGRRPPPPRYGAWVPLAPREAYIPPGGRYSNEYWRRVNPRIEPGRVPRPNDPTPQFRFEREHGRLFTAMPVTRPLPVTEPRMPLRSGPDRPAGGVVSQPNGRPDGRPDGRPDGRPDGGRPDGRPVPPRNDAAPGQVRPIQVPAPAVTGQPGRGDGRGDGRGSEGRPAQPQPTQPAVQPGVRPATGFLPETMRELEQRREDQRREDQRRDDWRREDGRREDGRDAQRGGRDERPDNGRRDEPSRSVISQPIRTEPPRTEPPRVEQPRVETPRVDSRRENPRELIREMREAPRPVATPPQPAPQPQPQAQPQQPRVEPPRQGIRPAAQPQPARQPDQKAEPPRGRGEERRQNER, encoded by the coding sequence ATGACCTTTCTGTCGTTTCTCTCTCGCCCGACTCTGGCCCTGGAGGGGCCCCCGCTGGCGCCGTGGTGCGCGTGGCGACGTCTGGGCCCGGCGCTGGCCTTGATGATGGCGGCCGTCCTGATGATGTCTGCTGGTGCCACAGCCATGGCCGAGCCGGCCGGGCAGGGCATCCAGGGTGTACAGGGCATGCAGGGGGATCTACCCACGCGGGCCGGTCGGGTGGCCGAGGTCAGCACTGGCGCCTGGATCTACGACCCCGAAGGCCGGGAATGGCTGCAACTGCAGCGCAATCAGAGCGTGGGCGAGGGCGACCGCATCCGCACCGACGACCGCGCCGGGGCCACCCTCACCGTAGGCTCCAGTACCTTGTGGCTGGACGAACGGTCGGAGATCGAGTTCAACGCACTTTCCGAACAACGTGTGTCCGTGCAGATCGTGCGGGGCGGCGCCGGCGTGCGGCTGCGCTCGCCGCAGGCGGCCGATGAATGGACGGTCCAGACGCTGGAAGGCCGCTTCTCCTTTGAGCGCGAAGGCCTCTACCGCATGAGCCAACTGGATCGCGGCAGCCAGGCCCAGGCCTGGCAAGGCAAGCTGAGATTCGACTCGCGGGCCTTTGATGTGCCACCCGTGTTTGTTGTCACCAACGAACAGGCGGAATTCTGGTGGGACAACGGCCCCCGGACCGAACGCCAACCGCTGCAGCGCGACGCTTTTGCGCAGATGCTGCTCACCGATGAACGGGCTGCGATCAGCCTGCCGGTGCCGGCTAATGTGGTGTCGCCCGAGATGACCGGCGTGGAAGACCTGGGTCGTTATGGCGCCTGGCAACAGTCTCCCGAATACGGCACCGTGTGGGTGCCCACCACGGTGGTGGTGGAAGACTGGGCACCCTACCGCTACGGGCGCTGGGTGTGGAGCGCCCGCTGGGGCTGGACCTGGGTGGACGACATGCCCTGGGGCTTCGCGCCCTTCCACTACGGCCGCTGGGCCTATTGGCGGGACCGTTGGTGCTGGGTGCCCGGCCCCTATGAGCCGCGTCCGGCTTACGCGCCCGCAGTGGTCGGCTGGGTGGGCGGTGCCAGCCTCAACATCAGTGTGTGGTCGGGCGGTCGCCGTCCGCCTCCTCCCCGCTATGGCGCGTGGGTGCCCCTGGCTCCCCGGGAAGCCTACATCCCGCCGGGTGGCCGCTATTCCAATGAATACTGGCGCCGGGTGAATCCTCGGATCGAACCGGGCCGCGTTCCACGCCCGAACGACCCTACGCCGCAGTTCCGCTTCGAGCGTGAGCACGGCCGGTTGTTCACTGCCATGCCAGTGACCCGCCCGCTGCCGGTCACGGAGCCGCGGATGCCGTTGCGGTCGGGGCCGGATCGGCCTGCGGGCGGGGTGGTCAGTCAACCGAATGGTCGGCCGGATGGACGCCCGGATGGACGACCGGATGGACGACCCGACGGCGGTCGCCCCGATGGTCGGCCCGTTCCGCCGCGCAACGATGCCGCTCCTGGCCAGGTGCGACCGATCCAGGTTCCTGCGCCGGCAGTCACGGGCCAGCCGGGCCGTGGTGACGGCCGTGGTGATGGCCGTGGGAGTGAAGGCCGTCCTGCCCAGCCTCAACCGACGCAGCCGGCAGTGCAGCCCGGCGTGCGGCCTGCGACGGGCTTTCTGCCGGAGACCATGCGGGAGCTGGAGCAGCGCCGTGAGGACCAGCGCAGGGAAGATCAGCGCAGGGACGACTGGCGCCGTGAGGACGGGCGCCGTGAGGACGGGCGTGACGCACAACGGGGTGGGCGGGACGAGCGTCCGGACAACGGGCGCCGTGACGAACCCTCTCGTTCTGTCATTTCGCAGCCGATTCGGACGGAGCCACCACGGACAGAGCCACCCCGGGTGGAGCAGCCGCGGGTCGAAACGCCTCGTGTGGATTCACGTCGTGAGAACCCGCGCGAGTTGATCCGCGAAATGCGCGAGGCGCCGCGCCCGGTGGCAACGCCGCCACAACCTGCACCGCAACCGCAACCCCAGGCGCAGCCCCAGCAGCCGCGTGTGGAGCCGCCGCGCCAGGGCATTCGCCCGGCGGCCCAGCCCCAGCCCGCCCGCCAGCCCGATCAGAAGGCCGAGCCGCCTCGGGGCCGCGGGGAAGAGCGGCGCCAGAATGAGCGTTGA
- the def gene encoding peptide deformylase yields the protein MAVKDILKMGDPRLLRQAKPVQEFDTPALRDLLQDMFDTMVAANGAGLAAPQIGVDLQVVVFGFNRNERYPEAPPVPMTVLINPTITPLTDAQVDGWEGCLSVPGLRGMVPRWQRIRYQGFDAKGEPIDREVDGFHARVVQHECEHLVGVLYPMRIKDFTQFGFTEVLFPGLDPKSDD from the coding sequence ATGGCCGTCAAAGACATTCTGAAAATGGGCGACCCCCGCTTGCTGCGCCAGGCCAAACCGGTGCAGGAATTCGACACCCCCGCGCTGCGTGACCTGCTGCAAGACATGTTCGACACCATGGTCGCAGCCAACGGCGCCGGCCTGGCCGCGCCGCAGATCGGCGTGGACCTCCAGGTGGTGGTGTTCGGCTTCAACCGCAACGAGCGCTATCCCGAAGCGCCGCCCGTGCCGATGACGGTGCTGATCAACCCCACCATCACCCCACTGACCGACGCCCAGGTGGACGGCTGGGAGGGCTGCCTGTCGGTGCCCGGCCTTCGCGGCATGGTGCCCCGCTGGCAGCGCATCCGCTACCAGGGCTTTGACGCCAAGGGCGAGCCGATTGATCGGGAGGTGGATGGCTTTCATGCGCGGGTCGTCCAGCACGAATGCGAGCACTTGGTCGGTGTGCTCTATCCGATGCGAATCAAGGACTTCACCCAGTTCGGATTTACCGAAGTGCTGTTTCCTGGCCTCGACCCGAAAAGTGATGACTGA
- a CDS encoding MBL fold metallo-hydrolase yields MPHFSPLPPYIQDHCQGVYAIDTAFQRDHFDAAYLIVDDGRAAFVDTGTRHAIPRLLGTLEALGLPRDAVEWVIPTHVHLDHAGGVGPLMELLPAARLLVHPRGLRHMVDPSALWAGALAVYGEAEMRRSYGELVGVPESRTVASTDEQRITLGHRSLRLIDTPGHARHHHCLWDEFSGGWFAGDTFGLSYREFDDAQGRAWILPTSTPVQFEPDALIGSIQRMLQTQPRRMFLTHYGAVGQDPADVQRLAGLLVDQIHAMADIAQRLRDLPDRHAALKRELLALYQRGVAAHLGDTLPPERVAQWLDMDVELNAQGLGVWLDKQRA; encoded by the coding sequence GTGCCCCACTTCTCCCCGCTGCCGCCCTACATCCAGGACCACTGCCAAGGCGTCTACGCCATCGACACCGCCTTCCAGCGCGACCATTTCGATGCGGCCTACCTCATCGTGGATGATGGCCGCGCCGCTTTTGTGGATACCGGCACACGCCACGCCATCCCTCGCCTGCTGGGCACCCTGGAGGCGCTGGGCCTGCCACGGGATGCGGTGGAATGGGTGATCCCCACCCATGTGCATCTGGACCACGCCGGCGGTGTCGGTCCGCTGATGGAATTACTGCCTGCCGCGCGACTGCTGGTGCATCCCCGCGGCCTGCGTCACATGGTGGATCCATCGGCCCTGTGGGCCGGCGCCTTGGCCGTGTATGGGGAAGCGGAAATGCGTCGCTCCTACGGCGAGTTGGTCGGCGTCCCCGAGTCCCGCACCGTGGCCAGCACGGACGAGCAACGCATCACCCTCGGCCACCGCAGCTTGCGGCTGATCGACACCCCCGGCCATGCCCGGCACCACCACTGTCTCTGGGATGAGTTCAGCGGTGGCTGGTTCGCCGGAGACACCTTCGGTCTGTCCTACCGCGAGTTTGATGATGCACAGGGCCGCGCCTGGATCCTGCCCACCAGCACGCCGGTGCAGTTCGAGCCGGACGCCCTGATCGGCTCCATCCAGCGGATGCTGCAGACGCAGCCGCGCCGCATGTTCCTCACCCACTACGGCGCCGTTGGACAGGACCCCGCCGACGTTCAGCGCCTGGCCGGCCTGCTGGTGGACCAGATCCACGCCATGGCCGACATCGCGCAACGGCTGCGCGATTTGCCCGACCGCCATGCGGCCCTCAAACGCGAACTCCTGGCGCTGTATCAGCGCGGCGTGGCCGCCCATCTCGGCGACACCCTGCCGCCTGAACGGGTCGCGCAGTGGCTCGACATGGATGTGGAACTCAACGCCCAGGGGCTGGGCGTGTGGTTGGACAAGCAACGGGCGTAA